ACAAATTGACATTCAAATGAACTTTCTGCTAcctgttaaagtttttggttttGTCCTCATCAGTATCCTCCATCTCAAAGGCATTGTTGTTTTCCCCCAAAGGACTCTCCATCAGAAGGAGACACTTTGGATCGCCTCTTCTTCTTCTTGTTTATATTTGGATCCATCCCTAAAATCAAAATGCACTGACCTCATCCCTTAAAACGTCATGAGCTCAAACAATTTTACGGAgtagctttctttttttttttttgttaaacatggagaaaacataaaaaggacataaagttcagatgaataTTTTGCCAATAAGTAAAGCACAAAACAAGGCAGTTGTTATTAAGTCAATAAATGTTTGGACGGGTAACAAAAAAATTACCTGTCACATTAGGCAAGTTACCAAAgcaaaaaagtagaaaaacacaacagatgAAACAATAAATTTGTCAATAAGTGAGCTACTGAAATACACCAAACCAACTgggtgtaatttttttgtttcctgcataatcataattttcattttagagATCATTTTTCATGAAGTTACCTGGGGGAATGTCCAAGCATTTTAAAGCCTGACACTAGCAACAGTTTCAACGGGCAATATTAcattcaaaaaaattaaaatgtcacCTGAGCTGGGGAGAGTCTGATGAGTGATCTTCCATGAAAAGCAAGTGTTCAAGTAATTCCATAAGGGGAGGGAATACGGTAAACAACGTAAACATacaattacaacatttacaacaacaaacacTACAATTAATGTAAATATGCACGATGCAACCAGCCTAGGGTTTGGTCAAAACTAAAACAAGGGCTATATATCGGTGTGCAGAATAACTAAAAATTCAAATCTGGAACTTTCCACAACGCAATAATACCTGAAGATTTCCGCTTTCTTAATAAATCCAGTAACAGGTTAGCATCCACGAGGTGCAGTGCCCGCCGCCATCTTGTAAATAATGCTAAATACCGTCCGAAGCCATGGTTACGAACCCTGACGAAGATAGACGAATTAATTTCACTCtgtctttttttaacattatttgcttgcatttttattatttattttcgtATATTTATTGCTTATCGTAAAGTTGTAAgaattgaataaaaaaactatTGACGGAAACGGTGAATAAGAGTGAGTAATCTATGCTGTACGCGCCGAAAGAAGtcctatatttttattttggctgTGGACTATTTGTTCCTagagaaacaaaaataacaccaaCTGACTAAGAAATGATCTTACTGATACCAACGTATGGGAAACTGAAGCATTTGGTACAAATATCCCGTTGGTCCTTTCTCAATGAAAGTAATGAAACATCGACAATTATAACCGGTGGATGAATTTAGTAAACATGTCTGCTCTGCAGTGAACGGGATAACTCCCATTACCGTCACATTGCGCTGGAGATTGACGTCTGCTTTTTCCGCCATTGAAGTTCGTCCGAAGAATGGTTGAGACTATCATCGTGCATGGCTAAACTTTCAACTTATTCTACCGCGAACAACCACAATATTGGTGCCAACCACCGACATCATGTCGCCAAAATTGACTGCAAAACATctgaaaatatgtacatttttgttgatgTCAAATTTGTGTTACGTTTGCACGTAAATGGTTGGAGATGACCGGGAAATCACCATGTATTTCGTCGGGAAAAATGAACTAAACAAAATGTCAAGACCGCTTCCAAACTCGGCTCCCATTTTCGTCAGCTTGTGAGGGGATAGAAACCGACAGCTCGGAAGGGGAATATAACCTCAACATGTCTCTTTTACGCCATAGATTATCGTTTGTTTGAAGATCGgctaatatatatttttgtattgtaatgtaaaaacaaagcaaaaaaatccacaaaaaatcTATATATTGGAATTGAATGTTGTTAGTGTATGACATGCAGATGACATCCGTAGATATCAGCTAGGTTAGGGTAATGATACGACAGTAGAACTGTACGACAATAGAAATGGGAGACCCTTACACGAGGAGAAGCGCGGCTGTAAGCCGCTTGAGGCATCAGTTACGCAAGAAAAGAGAATCCCTAGCCGACCACTTCGAGTTCAAAATGTACATAGCCTTCCACTTCAAAGACAAGGTGAGGGGGGAGAGTGAAATCATTAACCTGAAACAAATTGGAGATTCAAGTTAGGGTCTCCTGATGACAGATATCTGCAAATTTATTTTCGACTATATCATGCTTTATACTAaagataaaacaccagtaaacaGCTCAAAATAACCCTTATCAAACAGTGACTAAATGCAACATATATAAAAGCGTGATTAAGATTAGTGATTAAGATTAATTATCTTctaagacaatggcatggagTAAAACGTACATTTCTCTTTCTATTTCTCATAGATGTGTAAAAGACAATGCAAAACAATCCTTGTGTCAGTGTGGGACACCCCACAAGTGCcttttgaaaatatcatattttatagcACCAAACGAGTGAgaaatgtaattaacataaacagTAAATTGTGAATGATTGTTTTGACAGTGcttttgtcagaaatttgcAATAATGTGGGTAAAGTCTTGTTTGGTGTCATAGTCTGGGTCATTAAgtggaaaatttaaaaacttttgcATGTTCTAGTCCATATGCCATTGTCTCACAGGCCATTTAAATAGAAAAGATGCGATTAGTGTCTTGATATGGTGAGTATACTCTGTACTCTGAAGATTATTTTGATGGGGGTGGCCTccgaggctcagttggttagcgcgctgtgagttcaagtctagctcatgctgatttcctctctggccgtacttgGGAAAGTGCTGTGTAAACATAGGAACAAAGATTGTCAGGTGAAGATATGCACactttctgacaaatgtcacgGCAGGTGACCCTTAACTGTGGAAATCTCACTGGCTATAATCACTCTAAAGTAGAAAGAATTCATTATCTTTGATTCTGTTAGCTGAATCCACATTTCAGGAGTATTGTGAGCTATTGTATTGGGCGAAACAAGGCGGGGGTTATCACAAACCAGCTCAGCTGGACATTATGATTTTATGGTGTTTTCTAAGGCTGCCATTAAGCTGATAGATTGACTGGTATGCAAGATGTATAATAAGTCTAGCAAGTACTTAAAAATCATGCCTATTCAAGGCATTAGTTTCAAAAAACTTCAAATTTACCCAAAATTCAGCTTATTGAACTATGAGTTAGAAAACACTTATTGCTTATCTGGTTGTTACTGTGGTTATTGAGTATTTGAGACCTCGGACATCCAGACATTTGTCATCTTACTCTCACCAACAGTCTTTGCTGACACAGATACAGTGCTGAAAACATTGCCAAATTAACATGGAAGTTAATACCAAACTTGTCCAAAACTaggttttgtttgattgttctTTGGTCTAACTTACTCTAATATCCGGTTATTGTTGACTGTCATTCTCAGAATGTCAGCAAATGTTATTCATGTCCTTGTTGTGAAAAATTATATGTAGAAACAGATTCTATTCTATTATGATTGCTGTTACCACTTTTTATTAATGAAGGGCTTATTGGTTAACCCAGTTACTGAcgtataatttaaaaaaaaaaaaaaatcggtacTTAAGAGCAGCAAAATACAGTCAAATATATGTGTAGATTTTTCAGCATAAAACACTTGTTAAGTTACAGTGTACTGTTGAATTTTTCAGAAGAAAAGCAGTGCCGTATTTGAAGTGACAGAAGTTGTACCGGTGATGACTAATAACTATGAAGAGACTATTCTTAGAGGAGTAAAGGTACAGTAATAGGGCTATGTAAGCCCAAAAAGTCTCTTGATATTTGGGGAATATTCAGTGTGAAAATAACCGGAGTCATTTGGCAGAGAAAAACACATCTTGACATTCCAGAGATTACCATCTTTCTTGAATTAAGGTGTTGTATGTGAAAAATGAGGATTttagagccattttagttccAGAAGACGTTGGGGCTCCCAAACTGTGCGGCATCCAAGCGAAttaagctgtattaaaacaagTCACTTGAACAAGAATGTACttgtttaccaataaaaagtatACATAAACTTGAACACCCTAAAAAAGCATTATCTTGAATTGcgttttatgaaatttttgtttttgaatattATGGTCATACGGTCATACTTTTGAAGATTTAGACCTGTGTAATGATGTCTGACTTCTGAAATTGAAGACAATATTCTTCATTCTAGACTCGGCTCTAAGTAATTGTCAGCTGTTAAACTAATATTCAGAATCGTCAGCAGATTAAATGTTGATCTCATTTCGGTTGATCAGCCCGATTTAGGAGGTTAACAGGTAGAGGGCAGTTATTTACTCCAGACATTCTGATTCTCTCCACCGTTAACCTCGCTGCCGTGTTATAAGTCAAAAATCAGGGATTCGTACACGTAGATTTTACACTCCGGTATTCAGTGGTAAAATTAAGCTAAAACTGAGTAGtgggggttaaaaaaaaactcaactcTGTGTCTGTCTGgtacaaatactcaaatttttggacaaaaaattgAATTGCAtgagaaaatatttgtgtaggCTAGCGTTTGACTCCGAGTTCAAAGGTTCAAAGACGGACCGTCATCACAGAAGATTTGAGACCAAACATCCCACACTTAATGCTAAATCACATGACCGTTTGTCTTCAGCAACTTTATGATCTGTCCAGCAGATTCAGGTCAATCTGCATAGCTGCCTCGTTAAGTCTGTATGGCTGCCTCGTTAAATCTGCATAGCTGCCTCGTTAAATCTGCATGGCTGCCTCGTTAAATCTGCATGGCTGCCTCGTTAAATCTGCATGGCTGCCTCGTTAAATCTGCATGGCTGCCTCGTTAAATCTGCATGGCTGCCTCGTTAAATCTGCATGGCTGCCTCGTTAAATCTGCATGGCTGCCTCGTTAAATCTGCATAGCTGCCTCGTTAAATCTGCATGGCTGCCTCGTTAAATCTGCGTGTTGACCTGAGTCACTCAGTAGAAGCACAGAGCCTTGTCTGCTAAGCGTGTGCAATGTGATTATGTATTTACGATTACAGATTCTTTGTATCCAAAAAGTACAGTGTATAGTGCAAAGCACTGGGTATTACAATAAAACGCTCACACATGTATTGGTTTTATTTAGGGAGCAGGGATCTATTTGAATCAGTTACTGAGtctaccataattcctcaacctacTCACATACGAAAGGGCAAACAGTGCAATTTATTgtcaattttaatttgattttggagacaaaacttcatTAGTTGGATTGGCGAGTTTCTGGGCTTGACaaaaagggttttttttctctgtcaaCCTCAATAATGCCTtcggaatatgcttgaataaacaccttgcaaacatgcaaaaagattgaagaattacagaattcTCTGTGAATTTACCATATGTGATTTAAATTAGTTAACTTTAGTGATGGACGATTGTATATCACCTGGGGTCAAGATTGTGACAAACTGAAACTGATTCATGTAGATCTTAAATTTTGTAACAGCAAGGAAGATTTTTGCTTCACGCCTATGTCATCAAAAAATCTCCTAGAGTGCCCCCTTTTTAAGTTGGTGTCAAACATTATGTTCTTCCCAGCTTGAGTTGCTGTGTGAAACCCATACAGGAAAGTTCACATACAAGGATGAGGCTGATATTTCACCCTAAAACTTTATGTAACACAACATGATGGTGGCTCGCCTCTTCCTGAAGTATAAGTATTTTACAGGAAAtgtaaattaggtcaaagctATTCAGTGATCTGAGATGAGTCTCCCTTGTGTGCTTACACTCAACAGAGCCAagcatacaatgtacctgtgtGGAGGATTTTCTAGGGCTTTGTTtaatataacaaccaacaacagAACATGGAAGgtttttaactgttttattatatacatgtgtaactgaTCTGATCAGAAAAAGCCTTTGTTTGATGtaatatttgttcatttctttcttttaatgtaacacacaacaactgaacatgcaggATAAGCCTCATCTCTGTATTTTGCACATGTTGATATAATGTTTTTGCGttcctttctttcctttaatacaACAACCAACAGCTGAACATTCATCAgtcatggtttataactgttttattatacaatgtattattttattatatctctgatcaggataatatacttgtaaaaaatatatgtttgtaccAATAAAATCAGAATTGAACCTCTAACAAAATTAATCTttctctatatgtatatatatttcatatatactttcACACTCACAAAATTACCTATCGCTAATGTGGAATTATACTCAATACCAGGTTAAAGTCGGCATTTAAACTAGAAGTAAACTCAGTGTAATCAGAAAAAGTCTCAATTTTAAGTTTGcagttgtaaaaatttggactTCCATGAATCCCTGAAAATTCTGGAGTTctgtgtgaaacaccaatcaagtaaatgaataaatgttctCTTGTGCATTGTAGGAGGAAGCATATTCCTTAGAGAGCAGTAAGGAGTTACTAGAGAAGGATGTTGTTCAGCTACATGCTGCTAGATGGCAGTCCTTAAGAAAGGCAAGTTCAAACacttgaggggcctccgtggctcatttggttagtgcactagcgcagcgtaatgacccagacgCCTCTCGccaatccggtcgctgtgagttcaagtccagctcatgctggcttgctttccgatttttatcttaaaatcactagataatgaggctggttttatgcattttttctcaCTCAGTAGTCTGCCAAGTTATGTCATAATAGTCAAGCGTTTATTCGCTACCAGAGCTTTGCcatttgggtcagtgtttacaaaaagttacaagagtgacaacaagctCATCGAATTTCTCCATGAAATGGTGTTCTGTTCAACATATGATTGTGAAAAGGCATTCTGGAAGATAATTTTCCAATTCGGAGACAATTTGGTCCTGAGGAAGGCGTAGATTTACAGCACAAAACagaaggattttgtacccacCAAAAACAGCCATGTCTTTCTCGCCATTATACAGCTAGAAGGTGAAAGGGATACAGCTGGATTTTCACAATGGCACCAGTACAGTTATAAAATAccattaactgaactgaaaaccgATGGATAGTAACTTTGTATACGCTAATACTGACATCCACATTGTATCCACACGACTATATATCCCTGTAGACTATGGCTATTCAGAATGatacaataacatataacagtagtTGGAATGACACTTTGGGTATAAATTTAGAATTTCTCGgaggaatagaatgatatttattgtgaagtggacagagggaaaataaataaatatgaaatcttAATATACACGCACAAAATGTACtttgtaacacaggataaagctatagcttaccagtcaaattcaacatctgaaaacttggaatctgaagtctggttAGAGTTGTCATTGTTATAATTTGGAACCTCTGTGGTATAAAATTGATACGGGAGTATATTTGCTTCTTTGTAGCCTGAATCCAAAAtcaaaaatgacatcgttttgatctGAATTCCCATGTTATTTAGGCTGGGCTAagcttgggttggccatctgtGACGTCACCTGCTGAGCCGTGCAAGGTGGCAGGCTGGAGATTGGCTAGggcagtaaatgttgtttttggtggatttaaagtcattatgtTTCTCAGAAACCATCCTGGCAACATAATATTTAAACAGGCTattatctttataattaggacgAGTGGCTAAATCTGAACACTAATGctttaagtacaacattaaacctcaaacatacatatattcaaagCCACAGGCCACATGTTCAACAACCTTTCATCTAATACATTTATCTTCTTATTTGTTTTAAGGACGTTTTGGGGTGCACTACGGAAATAGATTTCTTTCTTTGGCCCCGAA
Above is a window of Liolophura sinensis isolate JHLJ2023 chromosome 7, CUHK_Ljap_v2, whole genome shotgun sequence DNA encoding:
- the LOC135470555 gene encoding uncharacterized protein C6orf62 homolog, producing the protein MGDPYTRRSAAVSRLRHQLRKKRESLADHFEFKMYIAFHFKDKKKSSAVFEVTEVVPVMTNNYEETILRGVKEEAYSLESSKELLEKDVVQLHAARWQSLRKDVLGCTTEIDFFLWPRNDIDKIECHLFSRWKGDSDAFKPIQAVFEFNHVDYEKQLIRLLTRRQKSGLIINNASQSMFLFIDKHHLQTSKNKVIVFKLSSLCLYLPQDQLTCWGTGTAEDIVRPFLS